In a genomic window of Pedobacter sp. KBS0701:
- the nuoF gene encoding NADH-quinone oxidoreductase subunit NuoF, with amino-acid sequence MSRKLLLEHINVPGINTLEVYRQKGGYRAVEKALKTLTPEEIVEEVKKSGLRGRGGAGFPTGMKWSFLAKPEGVARYLVCNADESEPGTFKDRYLMTYIPHALIEGMIVSSFALGAKVSYIYVRGEMMPQIRILEKAIAEAKAAGWLGKNILGTGYDLELYVQPGGGAYICGEETALLESLEGKRGNPRIKPPFPAIAGLYGCPTVVNNVESIAAVVPIINDGGDEYAKIGIGRSTGTKLISASGNLVKPGVYEIELGLPVEEFIYSDEYCGGIANGKRLKATVAGGSSVPILPANLTLKYANGEPRLMSYESLSEGGFATGTMMGSGGFIAFDEDQCIVRNTWNFARFYHHESCGQCSPCREGTGWMEKVLHKIEHGHGSMEDVDLLWDIQRKIEGNTICPLGDAAAWPVASAIRHFRDEFEWHIKEPVKSQSQNYGIANYATPIEKAPVAEEK; translated from the coding sequence ATGTCTCGAAAACTGTTACTAGAGCATATAAACGTACCAGGCATCAATACGCTTGAAGTCTATCGCCAAAAAGGCGGGTATCGTGCTGTGGAAAAAGCCCTGAAAACTTTAACACCTGAAGAGATTGTTGAAGAGGTTAAAAAATCAGGCTTACGCGGTCGCGGAGGTGCGGGTTTCCCAACGGGGATGAAATGGAGTTTTTTGGCCAAACCTGAGGGTGTTGCACGTTATTTGGTGTGTAATGCTGATGAGTCTGAGCCAGGGACTTTTAAAGACCGTTATTTAATGACTTACATTCCCCATGCTTTAATTGAGGGAATGATTGTTTCGAGTTTCGCTTTAGGTGCAAAGGTTTCTTATATCTACGTACGTGGCGAAATGATGCCTCAGATCCGTATTTTAGAAAAAGCCATTGCTGAAGCTAAAGCCGCCGGATGGTTGGGTAAAAACATTTTAGGTACTGGTTACGATTTAGAATTATATGTTCAGCCAGGTGGTGGTGCTTATATATGTGGTGAAGAAACCGCATTGTTAGAATCACTTGAAGGTAAAAGGGGTAACCCACGTATTAAACCACCATTCCCGGCGATTGCTGGTTTGTATGGTTGCCCTACAGTGGTGAACAATGTTGAATCGATTGCTGCTGTTGTTCCGATTATCAATGATGGTGGCGATGAATATGCAAAAATTGGCATCGGTAGAAGTACAGGTACAAAATTAATATCCGCATCAGGTAATCTAGTAAAACCAGGCGTTTACGAAATCGAATTGGGTTTGCCGGTAGAAGAATTTATCTATTCTGATGAATATTGTGGTGGTATCGCTAATGGTAAACGTTTAAAGGCAACAGTTGCAGGTGGATCATCTGTGCCTATTTTACCTGCTAATTTAACCTTAAAATACGCTAATGGCGAGCCCCGTTTAATGAGTTACGAATCATTATCAGAAGGTGGCTTTGCTACTGGTACCATGATGGGATCGGGTGGTTTTATTGCTTTTGACGAAGATCAGTGTATTGTTAGAAATACCTGGAATTTTGCGCGTTTTTATCACCACGAAAGTTGTGGACAGTGTTCACCTTGTCGCGAGGGTACCGGGTGGATGGAAAAAGTGCTGCATAAAATCGAACATGGTCATGGCAGCATGGAAGATGTTGATTTATTGTGGGATATCCAACGCAAAATTGAGGGTAATACCATTTGTCCGTTGGGTGATGCAGCAGCCTGGCCGGTAGCCAGTGCAATCCGTCACTTCAGAGATGAATTTGAATGGCACATTAAAGAACCGGTTAAAAGCCAGAGTCAAAATTACGGTATTGCTAATTATGCAACACCGATTGAAAAAGCTCCGGTAGCGGAAGAGAAATAA
- a CDS encoding ORF6N domain-containing protein — MKEEISPAIIPNEVIVNKIYLFRGVKVMLDSDLAELFGVDTKRLKEQVRRNIERFPEHFMFELTKEENEVLRSQFATLRHGQHSKYLPFAFSEHGILQLSNVLKSKQAVEVSIKIIDVFVQLRTMVLSNTEIRLEVEKIKKKVDNQDKNIEVIFRYFDELLEQKEKPRKEIGYKIPKGK, encoded by the coding sequence ATGAAAGAAGAAATATCACCAGCGATCATCCCCAACGAAGTAATAGTTAATAAAATATATCTTTTTAGAGGAGTTAAGGTGATGTTAGATTCTGATTTGGCAGAACTCTTTGGTGTTGATACTAAGCGATTAAAAGAACAGGTTCGAAGAAACATAGAAAGGTTCCCTGAACATTTTATGTTCGAATTAACAAAAGAAGAAAATGAAGTCTTAAGGTCGCAATTTGCGACCTTAAGACACGGACAACACTCAAAGTATCTTCCGTTTGCATTTAGCGAGCATGGTATTTTGCAACTATCGAACGTTTTAAAAAGTAAACAGGCGGTAGAAGTAAGTATTAAAATTATTGATGTTTTTGTACAGCTTAGAACGATGGTTTTAAGCAATACAGAAATAAGATTAGAAGTAGAAAAAATAAAAAAGAAGGTAGATAATCAAGATAAAAATATTGAAGTCATATTCAGGTATTTTGATGAGTTACTAGAACAGAAAGAAAAGCCAAGAAAAGAAATTGGTTATAAGATCCCGAAAGGGAAATAA
- a CDS encoding 2Fe-2S iron-sulfur cluster-binding protein, with protein sequence MSEKVKVTIDGITVEVDNGTTILNAARQIGGDIVPPAMCYYSKLQGSGGKCRTCIVKVTKGSEKDPRPMPKLVASCRTTVMDGMEVLNITSPEVLEARAGVVEILLINHPLDCPVCDQAGECDLQNLGYEHGLQKTRYEFERRTFERIDIGDKIQLHMNRCILCYRCVFTADQITNKRVHGILNRGDHSEISTYIQQAVDNDFSGNVIDVCPVGALTDKTFRFKNRVWFTKPVDAHRDCDHEKCNGKVTLWYKGADVLRVTARKDQFGEVEEFICNTCRFDKKATADWVIEHPTHIDDTSVIASNHYETLKPLHVIQPNEALQAANEIELHKTVKY encoded by the coding sequence ATGAGTGAAAAAGTTAAGGTTACGATAGATGGGATAACAGTAGAGGTTGATAACGGAACAACCATTCTGAATGCTGCAAGGCAGATCGGAGGAGATATTGTTCCGCCAGCAATGTGCTATTATTCTAAGTTGCAAGGCAGTGGCGGTAAATGCCGTACCTGTATTGTAAAGGTGACTAAAGGTTCGGAAAAAGATCCTCGCCCTATGCCAAAGTTGGTGGCTTCTTGCCGTACAACGGTAATGGACGGAATGGAAGTGCTTAATATTACTTCTCCAGAAGTTTTGGAAGCACGTGCTGGAGTTGTGGAAATTTTGTTGATTAACCATCCCTTAGACTGCCCTGTTTGTGATCAGGCAGGTGAATGTGATCTTCAGAATTTAGGTTATGAACACGGTTTGCAAAAAACACGTTATGAGTTTGAACGCCGTACTTTTGAACGTATCGATATAGGCGATAAGATTCAGTTGCACATGAACCGTTGTATCTTGTGTTACCGTTGTGTTTTTACTGCAGATCAGATTACTAATAAACGTGTTCATGGTATCCTAAACCGTGGCGATCATTCTGAAATTTCTACTTATATCCAACAAGCTGTTGATAACGATTTCTCAGGAAACGTAATTGATGTTTGTCCTGTTGGGGCTTTAACCGATAAAACTTTCCGTTTTAAAAACCGTGTTTGGTTTACCAAACCAGTTGATGCACACCGGGATTGCGATCACGAAAAATGCAATGGTAAAGTAACCCTTTGGTACAAGGGAGCAGATGTTTTACGTGTTACGGCCCGTAAAGACCAGTTTGGTGAAGTAGAAGAGTTTATCTGTAATACTTGCCGCTTTGATAAAAAAGCAACTGCTGATTGGGTGATCGAACACCCAACTCATATTGATGATACTTCGGTAATTGCATCAAACCACTACGAAACATTAAAACCTTTGCACGTAATTCAGCCAAATGAGGCTTTACAGGCTGCAAATGAAATTGAATTACATAAAACAGTTAAATACTAA
- the nuoH gene encoding NADH-quinone oxidoreductase subunit NuoH: MDSAFVIEKFILVAVIFGISLVIAMYSTYAERKVAAYLQDRLGPDRAGPFGILQPLADGIKMFMKEEIIPTTSSRFLFIAGPGLALLCACIGTAVIPWGSPVLIAGKTISLQVSDINVGVLYIFGVVSLGVYGVMIGGWASNNKYSLLSAIRAASQNISYEIAMGLSIIALLLMTNTLSLKEIVGQQHGLNWNVWYQPLGFLIFMVCSFAETNRAPFDLPECETELIGGYHTEYSSMKLGFYLFAEYINMFVSSAVMAALYWGGYNYPGMDYVAAHLGPTWAPLIGTAVFFGKIVMFIFFFMWVRWTIPRFRYDQLMNLGWKGLIPLAIANIIITGVVIAIIEKF, translated from the coding sequence ATGGATAGCGCTTTTGTTATAGAAAAATTTATCCTGGTAGCTGTAATTTTCGGCATCAGTTTAGTTATTGCCATGTATTCTACTTATGCAGAACGTAAGGTTGCTGCGTATTTACAAGATCGTTTAGGACCGGATAGAGCTGGTCCCTTTGGTATTTTACAGCCTTTGGCCGATGGTATCAAAATGTTTATGAAAGAGGAAATTATTCCGACAACATCAAGCAGGTTTTTATTTATCGCCGGTCCGGGTTTAGCTTTGCTTTGTGCCTGTATCGGTACAGCCGTTATTCCATGGGGTAGCCCTGTTTTAATCGCTGGCAAAACTATTTCCTTACAGGTTTCAGATATCAATGTTGGTGTTTTATACATTTTCGGTGTGGTATCTTTAGGTGTTTATGGTGTAATGATTGGTGGGTGGGCCTCAAATAACAAATATTCTTTGTTGAGTGCTATCCGCGCAGCTTCGCAAAACATCAGTTATGAAATTGCAATGGGATTATCGATTATCGCTTTGCTTTTAATGACAAATACCTTAAGCTTAAAAGAAATTGTTGGTCAACAGCATGGATTAAACTGGAATGTTTGGTATCAGCCGCTTGGATTTTTAATCTTTATGGTTTGCTCTTTTGCAGAAACCAACCGTGCACCTTTCGACCTACCTGAATGTGAAACCGAGTTGATCGGTGGTTATCATACCGAATATTCATCAATGAAATTAGGTTTTTACCTTTTTGCAGAATATATCAACATGTTCGTATCATCGGCAGTAATGGCAGCCTTATATTGGGGCGGTTATAACTATCCTGGAATGGATTACGTTGCTGCACATTTAGGTCCAACCTGGGCTCCACTTATTGGTACGGCTGTTTTCTTCGGAAAAATTGTAATGTTCATCTTTTTCTTTATGTGGGTACGTTGGACAATCCCTCGTTTCCGTTATGATCAATTGATGAATTTAGGTTGGAAAGGTTTAATACCTTTGGCGATTGCCAATATTATAATAACAGGTGTTGTGATTGCTATTATTGAGAAGTTTTAA
- a CDS encoding NADH-quinone oxidoreductase subunit I, producing MESLSNKKKVLEQKPLSFMERMYLPAIAKGMGITISHLFKKEATIRYPEVEREFSTNFRGMHSLKRDENGKERCTACGLCALSCPAEAITMIAAERKPEEKDLYREEKYAATYEINMLRCIFCGLCEEACPKEAIYLDGPIVPADYLRKDFIYGKDKLVEAPLEMKK from the coding sequence ATGGAATCATTAAGTAATAAGAAAAAAGTACTGGAACAAAAGCCGTTGAGCTTTATGGAGCGAATGTACCTGCCGGCAATTGCCAAGGGTATGGGCATTACCATCAGTCACTTATTTAAAAAAGAGGCTACAATAAGATATCCTGAAGTGGAACGCGAATTCTCGACCAACTTCAGAGGGATGCACTCGCTAAAACGCGATGAGAATGGTAAAGAACGCTGTACTGCATGTGGTTTATGTGCTTTATCTTGTCCTGCTGAAGCCATTACTATGATCGCTGCAGAGCGCAAGCCGGAAGAGAAAGATTTATATCGCGAAGAAAAATATGCAGCAACTTACGAAATCAATATGTTACGCTGCATTTTCTGTGGATTATGTGAAGAAGCTTGCCCTAAAGAGGCGATTTATTTAGATGGGCCGATTGTACCTGCTGACTATTTACGTAAGGATTTCATTTACGGGAAAGACAAGTTGGTAGAGGCTCCATTGGAAATGAAAAAATAA
- a CDS encoding NADH-quinone oxidoreductase subunit J gives MSTQVFYFVATLSIIFSLLVIFAKNPIHSVLYLILTFFTFTVHYVLLNAQFLAVVNFIVYMGAIMVLFLFVLMLLNLNKETEPSKSPLIKIVGVIAGGCLVITLIGSLKSASITSPLILKNPGLGLVENLGKELFGPFLLPFELSSLLLLAAMVGAVLLSKRDEVEA, from the coding sequence ATGAGTACACAAGTATTCTATTTCGTAGCCACATTAAGTATCATCTTTTCGCTGCTGGTGATTTTTGCAAAAAATCCGATCCACAGTGTATTGTACTTAATCCTTACCTTTTTTACCTTCACTGTTCACTATGTGTTGTTAAACGCACAGTTTTTAGCGGTGGTAAACTTTATTGTTTACATGGGCGCAATAATGGTACTCTTCCTTTTTGTACTGATGTTGCTTAACCTGAACAAAGAAACCGAACCAAGTAAATCTCCATTGATCAAAATCGTAGGCGTAATTGCCGGAGGCTGTTTGGTGATAACCTTAATCGGTTCTTTAAAATCAGCTAGTATTACAAGCCCGTTGATCTTGAAAAACCCGGGATTGGGATTGGTAGAAAATTTAGGTAAGGAGCTTTTTGGCCCATTTTTATTACCATTCGAATTATCATCTCTATTACTGTTGGCAGCAATGGTTGGAGCCGTTTTATTATCTAAAAGAGATGAGGTAGAAGCATAA
- the nuoK gene encoding NADH-quinone oxidoreductase subunit NuoK, which translates to MENLTSQLQGVPLNHYIYLSAIIFSIGVIGVLTRRNAIVIFMSVELMLNAVNLLLTAFSVHSNDPSGQVFVFFIMALAAAEVAVGLAIIVMVYRNTKSIDINVLNRLKW; encoded by the coding sequence ATGGAAAATTTAACATCACAACTTCAGGGCGTTCCGCTAAATCACTACATCTATTTAAGTGCCATTATTTTCTCTATCGGCGTAATCGGTGTACTTACCCGCAGAAATGCCATCGTAATCTTTATGTCGGTTGAGCTGATGCTTAATGCAGTTAACTTACTTTTAACTGCGTTTTCGGTTCACAGTAACGATCCATCAGGACAGGTTTTCGTATTCTTCATTATGGCTTTGGCAGCAGCAGAGGTTGCAGTTGGTTTAGCTATTATCGTAATGGTTTACCGCAATACGAAATCGATAGATATTAATGTTTTAAATCGCCTTAAGTGGTAA
- the nuoL gene encoding NADH-quinone oxidoreductase subunit L, whose protein sequence is MTIEQLIWLVPLLPFLGFVINGLGRNSLSKGLVGIIGSGVILASFIISVVIFFSLQGDTQKAHEVFLFDWITAGALHIPLSFLVDPLSSIMLLIITGISFLIHLYSTSYMHDDAGFGKFFAYLNLFVFFMLLLVLGSNYIVMFIGWEGVGLCSYLLIGFWYTNNAYASAAKKAFVMNRIGDLGFLLGIFLIFNTFGSVEFAKVFPQAANMLPGNDTLVLITILLFIGACGKSAQLPLFTWLPDAMAGPTPVSALIHAATMVTAGIYMIARSSVLFDLAPLTQHIIAIVGAATALVAAIIALTQTDIKKVLAYSTVSQLGYMFLGLGVGAYTGSFFHVLTHAFFKALLFLGAGSVIHAMHHEQDMRQMGGLRKKLPVTFLTMLIGTIAISGLPPFSGFFSKDEILAHAFQASPILWGVGVLTAFLTAFYMFRMMFLTFSGKYRGTHHEESHVHESPTAMTFPLIILAVLAAIGGVINWPHVFGGNEWLAHWLSGAGVAQHELELSHSTEYSLMGVSVAAAVIALLYAYTRYVKGARVPVADEAPRSPLAKLSYHKFYLDEIYDFIITKPLDALSKFFYRIVDNKLIDGIVNGLGWSTNEASKGVRLLQSGNVGFYIFMMVFGIIALLAYTFYYI, encoded by the coding sequence ATGACAATAGAACAATTGATTTGGTTGGTTCCTTTACTTCCTTTTTTAGGATTTGTAATTAACGGACTAGGCAGAAACTCTTTATCTAAAGGACTAGTTGGCATCATTGGAAGCGGAGTAATCCTGGCATCCTTTATCATCAGCGTAGTTATTTTCTTTAGTTTACAAGGCGATACACAAAAAGCTCACGAAGTATTTTTATTCGATTGGATTACTGCAGGTGCATTGCACATTCCTTTATCTTTCCTGGTTGATCCTTTAAGCTCAATCATGCTTTTGATCATTACCGGGATCAGTTTCCTGATCCACCTGTATTCTACCAGCTATATGCACGATGATGCTGGTTTTGGTAAGTTTTTCGCTTACCTAAATCTGTTTGTGTTCTTCATGCTTTTATTGGTATTGGGTTCAAACTATATCGTGATGTTTATCGGTTGGGAAGGCGTTGGTTTATGCTCATACCTGTTAATCGGATTCTGGTATACCAATAATGCTTATGCATCGGCAGCAAAAAAAGCTTTCGTGATGAACCGCATCGGTGATTTAGGTTTTTTATTAGGTATATTCTTAATTTTCAACACTTTTGGCAGTGTAGAATTTGCTAAAGTTTTCCCTCAGGCAGCTAATATGTTGCCAGGTAATGATACTTTGGTTTTAATCACCATTTTATTGTTTATCGGTGCCTGCGGTAAATCGGCACAATTACCATTGTTTACCTGGTTACCTGATGCGATGGCCGGACCAACACCAGTTTCAGCTTTAATCCACGCAGCAACCATGGTTACCGCTGGTATTTATATGATTGCGCGTTCTAGCGTATTGTTTGATTTGGCACCACTTACCCAGCACATTATTGCCATTGTAGGTGCAGCGACTGCTTTAGTAGCTGCAATTATTGCCTTAACACAAACAGATATCAAAAAAGTATTGGCTTACTCCACCGTGTCTCAACTGGGATATATGTTTTTAGGGCTTGGCGTTGGTGCTTATACAGGTTCATTTTTCCATGTATTAACTCACGCATTCTTTAAAGCATTATTGTTCCTGGGAGCAGGGTCGGTTATACATGCCATGCATCATGAGCAAGATATGCGCCAGATGGGCGGATTGAGAAAAAAACTTCCGGTTACTTTTTTAACCATGTTGATCGGGACCATTGCTATTTCAGGTTTACCACCGTTCTCTGGTTTCTTCTCTAAGGATGAAATTTTAGCACATGCTTTCCAGGCTAGTCCAATTTTATGGGGAGTGGGGGTATTGACTGCATTCTTGACCGCATTTTACATGTTCAGAATGATGTTTTTAACTTTCTCTGGTAAATATCGTGGAACACACCATGAAGAAAGCCATGTACACGAATCTCCTACAGCGATGACTTTCCCTTTAATCATTTTAGCTGTTCTTGCAGCAATTGGTGGAGTAATCAACTGGCCTCACGTTTTTGGTGGTAACGAGTGGTTGGCACATTGGTTATCAGGAGCAGGTGTTGCACAGCATGAGTTGGAATTAAGTCACTCAACTGAATATTCGTTAATGGGTGTTTCGGTAGCAGCGGCTGTTATAGCTTTATTATATGCTTACACCAGGTATGTAAAGGGAGCACGCGTTCCTGTTGCTGATGAAGCACCGCGTTCACCATTGGCAAAATTATCATATCATAAATTCTACCTTGATGAAATTTATGATTTCATCATCACAAAACCTTTGGATGCATTATCGAAATTCTTCTATAGGATTGTCGATAATAAATTGATTGATGGAATTGTGAACGGATTAGGATGGAGCACCAACGAAGCCAGTAAAGGTGTACGTTTGTTACAGAGTGGAAACGTAGGTTTCTATATATTTATGATGGTATTTGGTATCATCGCATTGCTTGCATATACATTTTATTACATATAA
- a CDS encoding NuoM family protein: protein MEQLLLLIFLPLVGAMITALAGKSAKIVSTVFSVASLVLALVIACNFIPNASTQFEVNLPWIADLGINFHAGIDGISLLVVLLTNLLVPVIILSSYNHEYKNPAAFYALILFMQCGLLLVFTALDAFLFYIGWEAALIPIYFICAVWGGKDRIRINMKFFVYTIAGSLFMLMGIIYLYLQNPAHNFDIHAFYALNLDSAQQGWIFWAFFIAFAIKMPIFPFHTWQPDTYTAAPAQGTMLLSGIMLKMGIYGVIRWLLPIVPAGIHDWGQVAIILSIIGIVYASLIAFTQKDAKRLVAYSSIAHVGLISAGIFAFNQQGMQGAMVQMLSHGINVVGLFFVLDIIFSRVKTNKIEELGGIAKVAPQLALTFLIIVLGTVALPGTNGFIGEFLLLMGVYNYGIWAAAIAGLTIIFGAVYMLRMYQNVMLGETNSLTITFTDIKGTEKLVLYIICALIIVLGVYPKPILHLTEASVQHLLEQVNQKLNTVN from the coding sequence ATGGAACAACTTTTACTACTTATATTTCTTCCGCTTGTAGGTGCAATGATCACTGCACTTGCTGGTAAGTCGGCTAAAATCGTTTCTACCGTATTTTCGGTGGCTTCTTTGGTGCTGGCTTTGGTTATCGCCTGTAATTTCATTCCAAATGCAAGTACCCAGTTTGAGGTTAACCTGCCATGGATTGCTGATTTGGGTATTAATTTCCATGCGGGCATTGATGGCATTAGCCTGTTGGTGGTATTGCTTACCAACTTACTGGTACCGGTTATCATCTTATCGAGCTATAACCATGAATATAAAAATCCTGCTGCATTTTATGCATTGATTTTGTTCATGCAATGTGGCTTATTACTGGTATTTACAGCATTGGATGCTTTCCTGTTTTATATTGGATGGGAAGCCGCATTAATCCCGATTTATTTTATTTGTGCCGTTTGGGGAGGGAAAGACCGCATCCGCATCAATATGAAATTTTTTGTGTACACCATTGCAGGTTCACTATTTATGTTGATGGGTATTATCTATCTATATCTTCAAAACCCGGCACACAATTTTGATATTCATGCATTTTATGCTTTAAACTTAGATAGTGCACAACAGGGATGGATTTTCTGGGCTTTCTTTATCGCTTTTGCCATTAAGATGCCGATTTTCCCTTTCCACACCTGGCAGCCCGATACCTATACAGCAGCGCCAGCACAGGGAACGATGTTGTTATCAGGTATCATGTTAAAAATGGGTATTTATGGTGTCATCAGGTGGTTATTGCCAATTGTACCAGCAGGCATTCACGATTGGGGCCAAGTGGCTATTATTTTATCGATAATTGGTATTGTTTATGCTTCGCTGATTGCTTTTACACAAAAGGATGCTAAACGTTTAGTCGCCTATTCATCCATCGCTCACGTTGGATTAATATCGGCTGGTATCTTCGCTTTCAACCAGCAAGGTATGCAAGGTGCGATGGTACAGATGTTAAGCCACGGTATTAATGTGGTTGGTTTATTTTTTGTTTTAGATATCATCTTTTCTCGTGTTAAAACCAATAAAATTGAAGAGTTGGGTGGGATAGCAAAAGTAGCACCACAGCTGGCGCTTACTTTTCTGATCATTGTTTTAGGTACCGTAGCTTTACCGGGAACAAACGGATTTATTGGGGAATTTTTATTACTGATGGGTGTTTACAATTATGGCATCTGGGCAGCTGCAATCGCCGGTTTAACCATCATCTTTGGTGCCGTATATATGTTGCGCATGTACCAGAATGTAATGCTTGGCGAAACCAACAGTTTAACCATCACTTTCACTGATATTAAAGGAACTGAAAAATTGGTTCTTTATATTATATGTGCATTAATTATTGTTTTGGGAGTTTATCCGAAACCAATTTTGCACTTAACAGAGGCATCTGTACAACATTTATTAGAACAGGTAAATCAAAAATTAAACACAGTAAATTAA